The following nucleotide sequence is from Nothobranchius furzeri strain GRZ-AD chromosome 11, NfurGRZ-RIMD1, whole genome shotgun sequence.
ACTAGATTGAAAAAGGGTTTATTAACAGTTATTAGTCCAACTCAATCAGGTTTTTTAAAAGGAAGCTCAATACACAATAATATTCGTACGGTTCTTGATATTATGGATTACAAATCTTTGTTCCCAGATGATGGATTGTTCTTATTCTTGGATTTTACTAGAGCATTTGACTCTGTGGAACACAAGTTTATACTTAAAACCCTACAATTCTTTGGCTTCGGTGAAAAATTCTTAAATATAATCGCTATGTTACATAAAGATATTAATAGTTCAGTTTCACTCTCTAATGGAACCTGCCCTAGATTTCAAATTTCAAGAGGAATCAGACAAGGATGCAGTCTCTCCCCCCTCTTATTCATATTAGTCACTGAGCTGCTCGCTATTCATCTAAAGTCGTCTAAAGTCCAAGGTCTAAATATAAATGATAATTCTGTCCTAGTCAGTCACTTAGCGGATGATACAACCCTGTTCTTAAAAGACAGAAACCAAATCCCAACAgctttaaaaacaattaaattaaattattttcagAGGCATCAGGACTAAATCTCAATAGTGATAAATGtgaactaataaaaatacacgaaGGCCCGGAGACCTCCTTGTTTAATATCCCAGTTAAAAAAGAAGTCTGCTATCTGGGAATTTATATTACAAATGTTCCAAGTGATGGAAACCAGAAGAACTTTCTGAACACAGTAGAAAAAAACAAGAACATCTTAAACAGTTGGCTTCAGAGAGATCTGACAGTATTTGGAAGAACTCTTCTAACAAAGATGGAATCCATTTCTAGACTGATATACCCTGCTCAATCATTGGCCATATCTCCTAAAAttattaaagaaataaataaaatgaatcttGATTTTATATGGAAGAACAAAAATCACTACATTCGAAAAAGTGATTTAATTAAGAATTATGAAGATGGCGGTATAAAAGCTATAGATTTTGAAATTTTGAATTGagtattaaaaattaaatggCTTAAATGTTTCTTAATCAACAGAGAGGAAATTTGGCATACAATTCCGAAATTTATATTTGAAAAAGTTGGAGGAATGGAATTCCTATTAAGAtgatggaaaaatagtcttgtgctttataaaaataagcttcaacaaactagaactgcttatttttcagcattaattgaggagaataagcataatcctaaatttcttttcagtacagttgcgaaacttacacagaatcatagctctgagccatctattcccttagccctcagcagcaatgacttcatgggattttttacaagtaaaattaattctattagaaacaaaatctttagcatcctccctaatgcgatttcttcttcctcagtaagtgaggcagcatcagaggtgactctagaacctcatctgtgcttgaaccgttttgatccagttgagctttcagatttatcaaaaatattaacttcatctaaaccttcaacttgcattttggatccaatcccaaccaaattatttaaagatgcatttcattTGCTTACTGCccacattctagatataatcaatctatccttagtaaatgggtatgtaccacaagattttaaggttcctgtaatcaaaccttcacttaagaagccttctctggatccggatgacccaatgaattatagaccaatatctaaccttccattttgatCCAaaatcctggagaaaatagtggccatccaagtatgtgagcatttaaacaccgatgctctgtttgaggaatttcagtctggttttagagagtatcacagcactgaaactgcattaatgagagttacaaatgatattctcatggcctcagataagaatcttgtgtctgttctagtcttgttagatctcagtgctgcctttgacacagttgatcacaatgttcttttagaaagacttgaacatgttgtagggatcaaaggaacagcgttaggctggtttaaatcctacctgtctgacagatttcattttgtaaatgtacatgacaaatcttcttcatactccagggttacttgcggagtaccacagggttcagtgcttgggacaattctttttactatttatatgctcccaattggtaaaatcattagacagcatgggataaacttccactgttatgctgacgatactcagttatatttatccattaaccctgatgaacctaatcggttgggtagattacaggcttgtcttgaggacataaaaaattggatgactcttaaattcttgcttttaaatcaagacaagatggaagttctcatctttggatcagaaatccagaaaaggaaattgcttagccaatcgcctgacctgaatggcattacattaatctccgagaacaaagcaaggaaccttggtgttatctttgaccaggacatgtcattcaaatcccaggtttcacaagtttgtcggatttcctttttccaccttcggaatattgctaagattagaagcatcctttccaggagtgatgctgaaaaactagttcatgcatttattacatcaagactggattactgtaattcattactctcaggaagtccacagaatgtagttaaaagtcttcagcttgtccaaaatgctgcagctagagttctgatgagaattaaaaagagagatcatatctctcctgtcttagcttccctacattggctacctgttaaattcagaatagattttaagatccttcttctgacatataaagctcttaataatcaagctccatcatacatcagtgatctgattgttccatatgttcctaaccgagcacttcgctctcagactgcaggtctactggtggttcccagaatatctaaaattaggatgggaggcagatcttttagttatcaggctcctctcctgtggaaccagctcccagctttagtccgtgaggcagacaccttgtctacttttaagaataggcttaaaacatttttatttgatagggcctatggttaaaatctgatgttagcctaaatctggacaagtgggggagtagaaggaggtggagtgtacagtcggtaaagacggctctcccttgccctgcctccaacatgcctacatctaaataggataggttatccagagttatctctgtagttatgctgctataggcttagactgctggaggacacactgaccacttttcacactctactgctttcttctactatctgctctttaactgtattatttcctgctatttcagctgttaactttattttctctgtaagtgtttttctccccagaagaagctacaatgacgttctgctcagatgtggtggcctcatggagggggccatcgactagcacactgctgctaaccacttaaacattctccctctcctgataataactttttctttctttgacgttggatgtgctactactagtttatccgtttaattatagatccactaggataaatacaataaagtttatctttcaccaaatacaatatttactaagacatcacaatataactatacacattacttgtctttgtgtgtgtgtgtgtgtgtgtgtgtgtgtgtgtgtgtgtgtgtgtgtgtgtgttctgtcttctccatccccagtgagtcgtggaggatggctgcttatactgagccaggattctctggaggttccttcctgttaaaagggagttttcctctccactgtcgctgcatgcttgcttagtatgaggattgctatatAGTCactaacactagtcagtgacttgatgcaatttgctgggttccttatataggaaacattatttctgattggcttaatgaactgacctgaattggaatgtttattatgtgaagtgccttgagacgactcttgtcgtgatttggcgctttataaataaacttgaattgaattgaattgaatgtgatTTTGAAATCCCGAAGTTGCCTCTTAAACTTTCCGAATTCCACAGAcaagtcctcttttttggaaaaatGGTTTTCAAACATAGCTTCAGCCCTCGTGATGTTCCGATATGGAATAATAGAACTATTTTGGATAGAACCAAAACCATATTTGTAAAAAGTTGGATGGACAGAGGAATTTGGTCAGTGACATATTTTAGACGAAAATGGAAATATTCTTTCACTTAAGAACTTCAATCTCAAGCATGATGTTGACATTTCTGAAAATGaatataataattaaaaatatccCAAGTGCTCTGGTTCATCTAGTTAAAGCTTCTATCGGTTATATATTTAACCCTAGACTCAAAATATTAGCAGTTGATGGGatagaaattttcaataaaaaatgtaataatattttcctgagaaacaaattaaacaaaacctTTTATCCGAACCCAATACTCCGATTCTCGTTACTACACAACTTTTCAAAAGAAGAAATTAAAATTTTGAGAATCAACTATCTAAAATTCTCTTTACCCTGTAAGTATAAAGAAGTCCATTTTAAAACCTTGAATGATATTTACCCATCTAACCATTTTACACAAACTAGATTTAAGTTCAATATGGAAAAATGTTACTTATGCAAACAAAACGATGAATCGACCAAACATCTTTTCTATGAATGTGATAAAATTTTAATGAAGTGGAATTCACTCCGGGATTGGCTGAACTCCAATCAAATTTATATAAACAATTTCACAGTTGAAGATATCTTATTTGGTATGATACTAAAAGATAAAAATACCGAATTTCTAATTAATAATTCATAAtcttaacaacatttttcatacaCAAATGCCAATATCTCAAAAATCCACCTACGTGGaataatctcaaaaatgaaatgaAACTGCTGTTGAGATCCTTAGGTAAAATGTGCACCCCCAATGCGATAAAGCTTTATAATTTCATTATAAACCTCTTTTTGGTTGGTATACACAATAGACCTTGTTTGCTCTTTAACGTCTCCCTTGTAAAAGTTTCATTTATATACACATATaatttgttttttcatgttttcttacttgTATCCCttcattttctgtttttgttttgttgttttttgtttattgtcTTCTTGCTATACCAAGCTGAATAGTATCTACAAAATGCAAGTTGGCATGAACACGAACTTCAGAGCTACTCTGTAATGTCATTCTGTTACGAATTTTGAAATGTAGTCGCTTTTGTTCGTTTTTCAAATGTTCAATaaaagttcatttaaaaaaactAGTACTGTCTGTATTTTCTCGTCGTGGATTGGGCGATCAAAGCTTACAATAAGTGGCTGAGAAAACCTTTGGGAGTGGCCTGCAAAACGCCGTCTTTTACGCCGTCGGGAAAGTCACAGAACGCCGTAAAGACGGCGTTCTGTAGCTGTCAAAAACGCCGTCTTTTACACCGTTCTGAGGAGGCACTAGAAGTGCCTGCAGTCCGGCGTTCAATGCGGCGCTGaatgactggaaaaatgttgttttttatggCGCTTTGAAAGACTATATGAAGACGGCGTGCAATATGGCGTTCTGAAGGGATTTCCACCGCTTTTTTCGGCGTTTGAAGTTTAAAGACGGCGATTAAGATGCCGTTAAATAACCAAACGTGCTCAAAAGTGGACGAATTGTGATCCCTCAGGCTTGCGATATGAACGCTGCTTTTGTCGCCGCTCTGTGACATAAaacaactaatttcactgtatagATAAAGCCTTGAAGTGTAGTAATATTATCACAACATGTGTAAGTCTCCCGCGTCAAGTCTATGTATCATACGGTTTGTAATAAGGCAAACCGTTTGTAAATCCGTTAATATTTCATCAAGTTATTAGTATTTATATTTGCACCCGCCCTCAGCTAGAGAATGGTTAGCCGTCCGAAGTAAGATGGCCGCCGTGTAAGGACGCTGTCGACTCCCATTTAGGGCATCTAGTAATATATATGATATCTATGGTCCTCCTGCCACCAGAACAGCTGTTTAGGGGAGTATTGTAATGAAAATGAGAGCTTAGCGCTATAATAACTATGCTGTCCTGTTTTGCtaaatatttgtttaaattattttttttaacttaagCTTGCCACAGTTATGGTTTGTGAACTTACTCAGTAATTGAAACTAGGATAAAACCAAATGCAACATAAATACTGAAAGAACATCTTTCCAAAAATGGTGGTCTTCAGTCGTCTTTTTCAACTACCTGATGATTTCTGGCTCCTCTTCATTCAGTGCAGAAGGAAAAAGATTCCTACGGCTGCGCGCCTCGTGGCCTTCTCAGGTACACAGGGTCGCCTGCCCAGTTCAGCATGGCCTTTTATGTTAGATCACTTACAATGAGGTTATGGACATCAACCAACATGAAACAAGAATATCTAACAAAATTCAGATATTTAAGAACAAATAAAAGTCATGAACTCAAATCTGCAGAGTTAGTAATTACGTTTTTCATTTTTGAGTAAGATAAACTTCATAGAAGTCAGTTAGTGCAACTTTTTCAGGGAACCCACTTTGTTTATCAAGATATGTTGTTCGgttttacagtgtgtgtgtgtgtgtgtgtgtgtgtacgtgtgtgtgtgtatgtgtgtgtgtgtgtagatggttATCTGTCTTGTCTCCATGttggactggtgacctgtccagggcATGCCACACATTTCACTCATGATCGTCTTGCAAACGAACAAGCAGGTTTAAAAGGAATAAATGCAATAAAACATCGAGTCGCTGAGTGATACCTGCAACATAACGGGTAAACAAAGGGAACTCTGCAGGTATAGCTGCATTAGCATGTTTTACGAGGGCTCTGTAGCCTTGTTAGAGGTGTGGTACTGTTATCACCCCACTCTATGTCTTTCCAGCTCTCTGAGAACCCGAAGCCTTAAATCACAGTACTAATCCCAGGGAACAGTATTTTTAACTTGTGCTGGGTCAGAGAGAGCAGCAATAGGATTAGAGAATCAGAGAAGGCACTTAATCCTAACTCACGCAGCTGATCTTCTGCACCCTGGCTGAAAGGCTCCTCAGCACTCTCTTTTTTACGTCTCACAGAAACAAAGGTTTAGGAGAAACATGGGCTTTTTTGGTAATATTTTGTCTTCTGTCTGATTCTTACTGAGCTCAGGGCCACACTTTGAACCAAATCTTTCTGCTTGTTGGTCTGCTGAAGGGCTGGCACAATGGCTGCTATGAAGCCCAAGCTGAAAGTGCTGAAAAAGCGGCGCTCCAGTCTTTTTGCGAGCATAAAACGGGACACGAGCTTGTCACACAGCATTGAAGAAGAAGATAGTGAATTTCCTTTTTCCCAGGACAGCTCGGTGAAACCATGGACTTCAATGGACAACCTTGATGCTCCTGTTGAGGAGAAGAATGAAAGCAAAGAGGCACCGAATCCAAGAAGATCGAACATAGTAAATCTGAATGTGGGTGGAAAGGTCTTTCACATCCCAAAGCATCTGGTTCTGCGATACCCAAAGACCCGGATCGGAGTTCTTGCGCTCTGTGATGATCCAGTTAAGCGAATGAAACTCTGTGATGATTACGATGTTAAGAGCAACGAGTTCTTCTTCGACAGGGACCCCATGTTTTTCCATTACATATTTCACTTCTACTGCAGCAACGTTCTCTGGGTAATGGACAGCCTGTGCCCTGCCAACTTTGAAGAAGAGATGTCGTTCTGGGGACTCAAACTGAGGCACACTCCAAGGTAAGATGGATGTCACTGATGTTAGTCAAGATCTGGTGAGGAACAGAGTCCGTCAACCTTCCTCTGTTTTAGGTGCTGTCGCATTTTGTTTGAGGAGAAGCTGGATGACATCAGAGACCAGCTGAAGGTTAACCAGGAGCTGCTGGATGAGATTAAACCTCATCAGGATGATGAAGGCTACACAACGATGTTCATGGGGGACTTGCGAAAAGCTCTTTGGGACTTGATGGAGAATCCTTACTCCTCTCTAGCAGCCAAAACCTTTGCTGTATTTTCTAGTCTTTTTGTTCTCATCTCTATTGTTGCCATGACGATGAATACAGTGAGAGAGCTTAGGGAATATAAAGTTGCAGGTAAAACCTACATGGAGTGGGTGGAGATTTCCTCCATCCTTTTTTTCACACTGGAATACTTTTTGCGGTTATTCACCACGTCTGACATCAAACATTTTGTCAGAAGTGCTCTTAACTTTGTTGATGTGGTGGCTGTCATGCCCTACTTTGTCCAGATCATCTTTGAGACGTTTGTTATAGACTCAGAAGACGTCAGCGCACAGGAAGACTTGAAGACCATGTCACGGGTCAGCAAAGTCAGCAAGGTGCTCAAAGTGGTCAAGCTGATGCGTATCTTCCGTATCCTGAAACTTGCTCGTCACTCCACGGGAATGAGGGCGTTTG
It contains:
- the si:rp71-39b20.4 gene encoding potassium voltage-gated channel subfamily V member 2 — its product is MAAMKPKLKVLKKRRSSLFASIKRDTSLSHSIEEEDSEFPFSQDSSVKPWTSMDNLDAPVEEKNESKEAPNPRRSNIVNLNVGGKVFHIPKHLVLRYPKTRIGVLALCDDPVKRMKLCDDYDVKSNEFFFDRDPMFFHYIFHFYCSNVLWVMDSLCPANFEEEMSFWGLKLRHTPRCCRILFEEKLDDIRDQLKVNQELLDEIKPHQDDEGYTTMFMGDLRKALWDLMENPYSSLAAKTFAVFSSLFVLISIVAMTMNTVRELREYKVAGKTYMEWVEISSILFFTLEYFLRLFTTSDIKHFVRSALNFVDVVAVMPYFVQIIFETFVIDSEDVSAQEDLKTMSRVSKVSKVLKVVKLMRIFRILKLARHSTGMRAFGFTIRQCSEQVCCLFLFIAMGIFTFSALMHSVEVDQPGTPFSSIPDAWWWAAVSISTVGYGDVIPISYLGRCVAFGCISFGIILNGMPISILFNKFSDYYAKLKEQEFTYSNTERTFQLQKRLRRKFDRCFEPPPDTDDVIYYRPSGRHSDFDLDTEE